ATTGGGCTTCGGAGATTTCCATCTCCGAAGCATGACCTTAAATCAGTGTAGTGTGAACACGACCTAGGCGTAGCCCGACGGATTGTTGACCTGCCAACGCCAGTGATCGAGGCACATGCGTTCGATGCCGTGTTTGGCTTTCCAGCCCAGGAGCGCCTGTGCGAGCGACGTCGACGCATAACAGCACGCGACGTCGCCTGCACGCCGGGGCATGAATTCGTGCGGCACGCGTTGTCCGCAGCTGGCCTCGAACGCCTGGATGAGCTGGAGGACGGAATAGCCGCGGCCGGTCCCGAGATTCACCGTGAAACCATGGTCCAGGCGTCGCAGCGCGTCGAGCGCGCTTACATGCCCTTCGGCAAGGTCCATCACGTGGACATAGTCGCGCACACCCGTACCGTCCACCGTGTCCCAGTCGTTGCCGAACACCTTTAACGTCGGCTGGTGGCCCAGCGCGACACGGGTTACGACCGGCATCAGGTTATTGGGTATGCCGAGCGGGTCTTCGCCAATCCGTCCGCTCTCGTGCGCGCCGACCGGATTGAAGTACCGCAGCATGGCGATGCGCCACGCGGGATCTGCGTTGGCCGTATCCCGAAGTATGGTCTCCGCGATGAGCTTGGTTTGCCCATACGGGCTTGCCGCCGAGAGCGCGCACGACTCGTCGATCGGCATTTTCTCGGGATTTCCGTACACCGCGGCCGAAGAACTGAACACCAGATCGCGCACGCCATGCCTTTGCATGGCCTCCACCAGCGTCAGCACGGAACCGACGTTGTTGCAGTAGTACTCGATGGGCTTGCTGACCGATTCGCCCACAGATTTGAGCGCGGCGAAGTGGATGACGCACGTGACGTCGAAGTCCGTAAACACCCGGTCCAGCACACTCTTCGAGCACACGTCCCCTTCAATGAACACCGGCGCGCGCCCGCAGATCTCGGCAATGCGTTCCACGACAATCTTTCGGCTGTTGACCAGGTTGTCCACGATGAGCACGTCGTAGCCACGGTCGAGCAACGCCACGCACGTATGAGAGCCGATATAACCGGCCCCTCCTGTCACGAGAACTGTCTCACGACGCATTGTTGCAATCCTCTTAATTCCCTTCAATCCGGCATCATAAGTGGGCTCCCTGCAACAAAGCAACCGTGCCGCGCGTCGTGCAGGCGCATTCCGGCGAAAGCCGGACCGGTGCGCGCCGCGCTGCCAATTTGCACGTCTTTGCAGTTTTCTCCTGCCATCGTCCCCGAATCGCCCAGTACGGCCTTGCATAAACGCCTTGGTACGACTCTTGCGCCGCCATTGAGTCCATTGGTTTACCCCGCCCCGCGCGTCCAACGCTACGCCCGCTGATCCAGAAGGTCATGGCATCGAAGACAAATTCCGCATCCGGCAATGTGAAATGGCGGATCGCGGCCTACCTCTGGCAGGCGGTGCGCGCGCATGGCTGGTGCGTGGGCGTCGCGCTGGCGCTGCTGCTTGCCGCGAGACTCGTCCCGGTGTCGTTCCCGGTGCTGCGCAAACGCATCGTGGACGAGTTGGGCGCGCCGACGGTTGTGACGCTGCCCGTCTTCGCGATCCT
This is a stretch of genomic DNA from Pandoraea faecigallinarum. It encodes these proteins:
- the galE gene encoding UDP-glucose 4-epimerase GalE, translating into MRRETVLVTGGAGYIGSHTCVALLDRGYDVLIVDNLVNSRKIVVERIAEICGRAPVFIEGDVCSKSVLDRVFTDFDVTCVIHFAALKSVGESVSKPIEYYCNNVGSVLTLVEAMQRHGVRDLVFSSSAAVYGNPEKMPIDESCALSAASPYGQTKLIAETILRDTANADPAWRIAMLRYFNPVGAHESGRIGEDPLGIPNNLMPVVTRVALGHQPTLKVFGNDWDTVDGTGVRDYVHVMDLAEGHVSALDALRRLDHGFTVNLGTGRGYSVLQLIQAFEASCGQRVPHEFMPRRAGDVACCYASTSLAQALLGWKAKHGIERMCLDHWRWQVNNPSGYA